One window from the genome of Natrialba magadii ATCC 43099 encodes:
- a CDS encoding ATP-binding protein: MPYYDTLEHLLEECELANARLEAFHERATSRFARDGLSMDEADGVGEPVASAATFEYALPERDRDRFRERRDRIERKCNAAHEQGVELRLRNLVDTFDLQPPHRDVLVVALLPDLDPGVTDSMTGLTDERSTTRPTVGLCADLFADSPAAFASAVRLLFDESPLVEATLVTLERPDDPSASILDAVVAVKDRIRSYLLGSDGVDSALQTHLERETRIRDQPLTIADADASLEDLLIAPECRADLEALPDPDGRGRRVYVHGPEGAGMHRAVEAVCESDRLLRADLRAVLAADALDAVVREARLLGLPLVLHHADQAAADADQSLEAIVHRVGDLETDLYVVGRESWTPSNRRDRTLDAIQSFSRPTIAQRREFWADRADQFAADIDPERLASTFDLTQGQLEAALTTARTLAADGGPTVDDIRAGCRAQSSDALEDLAQHVEPDLSWDDIKLGDETRRQLETLEAHVTNRGRIYDDWGFRDRDKNAGVVALFKGLPGTGKTMAAEVLAKEVGMDVYKIDLSSVVSKYIGETEENLEEIFQAAEQSNAILLFDEADSIFGDRAEVSDATDRYANVEVNYLLQRIEHYDGIIVLTTNYAQNIDTAFSRRITHTIRFEKPDAATRRAIWESIFPPSMPVENIDTEWLADFEYSGGTIDKLAKHIAIYAAEADAETITMRHVVEALEQYKRDRNSRIQDRDFEPYLEYLQGPTEREQQQQRHRIRHDEN; encoded by the coding sequence CTCGAGCATCTCCTCGAAGAATGCGAGCTTGCGAACGCGCGTCTGGAGGCGTTTCACGAGCGTGCCACGTCACGGTTCGCTCGGGACGGGCTATCGATGGACGAAGCCGACGGGGTCGGCGAGCCGGTCGCGTCGGCCGCTACTTTCGAGTACGCACTTCCAGAACGAGACCGTGATCGGTTTCGGGAGCGACGAGACCGTATCGAGCGCAAGTGTAACGCAGCCCACGAACAGGGTGTCGAACTTCGCCTTCGGAACCTCGTCGACACGTTCGACCTGCAGCCACCGCATCGTGATGTGCTGGTCGTGGCGCTGTTGCCCGACCTCGACCCCGGCGTCACCGATTCAATGACCGGCCTGACCGATGAACGGTCTACTACGCGTCCGACGGTCGGTCTCTGTGCCGACCTGTTTGCCGACTCGCCCGCGGCGTTTGCCAGCGCTGTCAGGCTGCTCTTCGATGAATCACCGCTTGTCGAAGCCACCCTCGTCACGCTCGAACGTCCCGACGACCCGTCGGCGTCAATACTCGATGCGGTCGTCGCCGTCAAGGACCGAATTCGGTCGTACCTGCTGGGCAGCGACGGCGTCGATTCGGCACTACAGACACACCTCGAGCGCGAGACCCGAATCCGGGACCAGCCACTGACGATCGCAGACGCAGACGCGTCCCTCGAGGACCTGCTGATAGCCCCGGAGTGTCGGGCGGATCTGGAGGCCCTGCCCGATCCCGATGGCCGGGGACGGCGCGTCTACGTCCATGGCCCGGAGGGAGCCGGAATGCACCGTGCTGTGGAAGCCGTCTGTGAGAGCGACCGGCTGCTTCGGGCCGACCTGCGGGCGGTCCTCGCAGCCGACGCCCTCGATGCGGTCGTCCGCGAGGCGCGACTGCTCGGCCTGCCGCTCGTCCTCCACCACGCCGACCAGGCTGCTGCCGACGCGGATCAATCACTCGAGGCGATCGTCCATCGCGTCGGCGACCTCGAGACCGACCTCTACGTCGTCGGCCGAGAGTCGTGGACGCCGTCGAACCGGCGGGACCGAACGCTGGACGCGATCCAGTCGTTTTCGCGACCGACTATCGCACAGCGACGGGAATTCTGGGCGGACCGGGCTGACCAGTTCGCGGCGGATATCGATCCGGAACGGCTGGCGAGCACGTTCGATCTGACCCAGGGACAGCTGGAGGCGGCGCTGACGACAGCTCGAACGCTGGCTGCCGACGGCGGGCCGACCGTCGACGACATACGCGCCGGCTGTCGCGCCCAGTCCTCCGACGCACTCGAGGACCTGGCACAGCACGTCGAGCCCGACCTGTCGTGGGACGACATCAAACTCGGCGACGAGACGAGACGCCAACTCGAGACCCTCGAGGCCCACGTCACGAACCGTGGGCGTATCTACGACGACTGGGGGTTTCGCGACCGCGACAAGAACGCGGGCGTGGTCGCCCTGTTCAAGGGACTGCCGGGGACCGGGAAGACGATGGCCGCCGAGGTGCTGGCAAAGGAAGTCGGGATGGATGTCTACAAGATCGACCTCTCGTCGGTCGTCTCGAAGTACATCGGCGAAACCGAGGAGAATCTCGAGGAGATCTTCCAGGCAGCCGAGCAGTCGAACGCGATCCTGCTGTTTGACGAGGCCGACTCCATCTTCGGCGACCGGGCGGAAGTTTCCGACGCGACCGACCGGTACGCGAACGTCGAAGTGAACTACCTGCTCCAGCGGATCGAACACTACGACGGCATCATCGTGTTGACGACCAACTACGCACAGAACATCGATACCGCCTTTTCCCGGCGTATCACGCATACGATCCGCTTCGAGAAACCCGACGCAGCGACACGACGGGCGATCTGGGAGTCGATTTTCCCACCGTCGATGCCCGTCGAGAACATCGACACCGAGTGGCTCGCCGACTTCGAGTACAGCGGCGGGACGATCGACAAACTCGCGAAACACATCGCGATCTACGCTGCCGAGGCCGACGCCGAGACGATCACGATGCGACACGTCGTCGAAGCGCTCGAACAGTACAAACGAGATCGGAACAGTCGTATTCAGGATCGTGACTTCGAACCGTATCTCGAGTATCTCCAGGGACCGACCGAACGAGAACAACAGCAACAACGCCACCGGATTCGCCACGATGAGAACTGA
- a CDS encoding DUF4255 domain-containing protein, which yields MTYSAIADVTTAIVELLREHAAEAATPLDPSGIEAVAPDAVDSLSGLELAVYPYRIATDNRAGTAVKQVTGTTRSDPPLTLSVRYLLIAYTDHDETRAESGDGRSGPLERGTSLGAALQILHDNQQLDPNDSPAALYQNESLTITFVDEPLDEMLSLWAQFEGASYRPTAAIEVAPVVIQSLNEEEFTRVDERETRVGRHTDGADTDETPDRLDIPGNS from the coding sequence ATGACGTACAGCGCCATAGCCGACGTGACGACGGCGATCGTCGAACTTTTGCGGGAGCACGCGGCGGAAGCGGCAACGCCACTCGATCCGTCCGGGATCGAAGCAGTTGCTCCTGATGCGGTCGATTCGCTCTCCGGGCTCGAACTCGCAGTGTATCCGTACCGGATTGCGACGGACAATCGGGCCGGAACGGCGGTCAAGCAAGTGACCGGCACGACCCGCTCCGATCCGCCGCTGACGCTTTCGGTGCGGTATCTACTGATCGCCTATACTGATCACGATGAGACGCGAGCGGAGAGTGGTGACGGACGATCGGGACCTCTCGAGCGGGGGACGAGTCTGGGTGCTGCGTTGCAAATTCTTCACGACAACCAGCAGCTCGATCCGAACGACTCGCCGGCGGCGCTGTATCAGAACGAGTCGCTCACGATAACGTTCGTCGACGAACCACTCGACGAGATGCTATCGCTGTGGGCTCAGTTCGAGGGTGCGAGCTATCGCCCGACCGCCGCCATCGAGGTTGCGCCGGTCGTGATCCAATCGTTGAACGAGGAAGAGTTCACGCGTGTCGATGAACGGGAAACTCGCGTCGGGCGTCACACAGACGGAGCCGATACCGATGAGACGCCGGATCGTCTCGACATACCTGGTAACTCGTAG
- a CDS encoding phage tail protein → MTYTDQSDPYTQFNFEVQVDGEPVAGFSEISGITMQLETVQYREGGVNDHVHSLPGTFSHANLVMERGMTEDATFWQWIEEVMSGTVTRKDVVIKLQEDFQGQSVWGWEFTGAYPTRWQGPDLIGAKNRMAFESIELTYQRFETVSGLPE, encoded by the coding sequence ATGACGTACACAGATCAGAGCGACCCATACACACAGTTCAATTTCGAAGTACAGGTCGACGGCGAACCGGTCGCCGGCTTCTCGGAGATCTCCGGCATCACGATGCAACTGGAGACCGTCCAGTACCGAGAAGGCGGCGTCAACGACCACGTCCACTCGCTGCCGGGGACGTTTTCGCACGCGAATCTCGTGATGGAACGCGGGATGACCGAAGATGCGACGTTCTGGCAGTGGATCGAGGAGGTGATGAGCGGTACCGTGACGCGGAAAGACGTCGTCATCAAACTGCAGGAGGATTTCCAGGGACAGAGCGTCTGGGGCTGGGAGTTTACCGGTGCCTATCCGACCCGATGGCAGGGGCCCGACCTCATCGGTGCGAAAAACCGGATGGCGTTCGAATCGATCGAGTTGACCTATCAGCGGTTCGAAACGGTGTCGGGACTCCCGGAATAG
- a CDS encoding DUF6760 family protein: MIQLYDRETLYKEVAFVAYHFGWSHDEVLTLPHWERHRWCEEISKINERMNDGHSPSPQFEESHSGSILGDDGEGTILRNSLEDL, translated from the coding sequence GTGATACAGCTGTACGATCGGGAGACGCTCTACAAAGAGGTCGCGTTCGTCGCCTATCACTTCGGCTGGAGCCACGACGAGGTACTCACGCTCCCACACTGGGAGCGACACCGGTGGTGTGAAGAGATCAGCAAGATCAACGAACGGATGAACGACGGCCACTCTCCGTCACCGCAGTTTGAGGAGAGCCACTCCGGAAGCATCCTGGGGGACGACGGCGAGGGGACCATCCTCCGGAACTCCCTGGAGGACCTCTAG
- a CDS encoding phage tail protein: MPEHGPLPSTEFKVELDGAEVPGFLEVKLPKKETEEYDYREGDDSKHTRKMFGDVHYSPLVLARGADEDNGALNDWLKAVEEGNADEARKDIAVVIMDQSGNNAIRYEFSEAWIREYEPPTLNAQANGGAEALAIETFTVEFEEMERKNQ, from the coding sequence ATGCCAGAACACGGACCCCTACCAAGCACGGAATTCAAAGTTGAGCTCGACGGCGCTGAAGTTCCCGGTTTCCTCGAAGTCAAACTGCCAAAGAAGGAAACCGAGGAGTACGATTACCGCGAGGGTGACGACTCGAAACACACCCGTAAGATGTTCGGTGACGTCCACTACTCGCCGCTCGTCCTCGCCCGCGGTGCCGACGAAGACAACGGTGCCCTCAACGACTGGCTGAAGGCCGTCGAAGAGGGCAACGCGGACGAAGCGAGAAAAGACATCGCGGTGGTAATCATGGACCAGTCGGGCAATAACGCGATCCGGTACGAGTTCTCCGAAGCCTGGATCCGCGAGTACGAGCCACCGACGCTGAACGCACAAGCAAACGGCGGTGCCGAGGCACTGGCGATCGAGACGTTCACTGTCGAGTTCGAAGAGATGGAGCGCAAGAACCAATGA
- a CDS encoding phage tail sheath family protein produces MPEYQAPGVYVEEQSTGSKSVEGVSTSTAGFLGQTVRGPVEPQLITSYNEFERIYGSSPKESNLDVSVNGFFKNGGSRCYVARVTAADPNDVATRTLIDDDKNGVVELEANGPGDWGSNVAVIVRDGQHPDQFDIIVRYWSCDRTEVMDPDGNRPEPSPDVEEVFDGLSTDPKSSQFHEKQLASSVLVNIEYLDDGRPKNGLVWLSRDDHEIRTDGGTVAVDHEDVLHIPEDLDELDEDELEALAEPVDIDADPSSDEFIDTLEQIRDGEREVDMEVVTELPEQAEPESGFESESESDSDGEVTLNDYEGVNKPDLRTGLAAFEAIDEISIVCAPDENDVQGLTDAIVAHCENMGDRFAILQSPQNPGPVSEMETPVDSSYAGYYYPWLSVLDPVTNREKLAPPGGHIAGIYSRSDVDHGVHKAPANEPLRGIVGLQRDITKGEQDVLNPKGVNCIRSFQGRGIRVWGARTCSSDPEWKYINVRRLFLYIEQSLEEGTQWAVFEPNDEDLWARIRQSTEKFLKTVWREGGLQGSTADEAFFVRCGEETMTQDDIDNGRLIVEIGIAPVKPAEFVVFRIAQDTETA; encoded by the coding sequence ATGCCAGAGTATCAAGCACCCGGAGTTTACGTCGAAGAACAAAGCACCGGAAGCAAATCAGTCGAAGGTGTAAGTACTAGTACTGCAGGATTTCTGGGACAGACGGTTCGTGGACCGGTCGAACCACAGCTCATCACGAGCTACAACGAATTCGAACGCATCTATGGATCGAGTCCCAAAGAGTCGAACCTAGACGTCTCAGTCAACGGCTTCTTCAAAAACGGAGGGAGTCGCTGCTACGTCGCTCGAGTTACTGCAGCCGATCCCAACGACGTCGCGACGAGAACGTTGATCGACGACGACAAAAACGGTGTCGTCGAACTCGAGGCGAACGGTCCGGGCGACTGGGGGTCGAACGTCGCCGTGATTGTTCGTGACGGCCAACATCCGGACCAGTTCGATATAATCGTCCGATACTGGTCGTGCGACCGAACGGAAGTGATGGATCCCGACGGTAATCGGCCCGAACCTTCACCGGACGTCGAGGAGGTGTTTGACGGACTGTCGACGGATCCGAAATCCAGTCAGTTCCACGAAAAACAACTGGCGAGTTCTGTGTTAGTCAACATCGAGTATCTCGACGATGGCCGACCGAAAAACGGACTCGTCTGGTTGAGCCGAGATGACCACGAAATCCGCACTGATGGTGGTACCGTGGCAGTTGACCACGAGGACGTGCTGCACATTCCGGAAGATTTGGACGAACTCGACGAAGACGAACTGGAAGCACTCGCCGAACCCGTCGACATCGATGCAGATCCATCGTCGGATGAATTCATCGATACACTCGAACAGATTCGAGACGGGGAGCGCGAGGTCGACATGGAAGTCGTTACCGAACTACCCGAGCAGGCAGAACCGGAGTCCGGATTCGAGTCCGAATCCGAATCCGACTCCGACGGTGAAGTGACACTCAACGACTACGAAGGTGTCAATAAACCCGACCTCCGAACCGGTCTGGCAGCGTTCGAAGCGATCGACGAGATTTCCATCGTCTGCGCTCCGGACGAAAACGACGTGCAGGGACTAACCGACGCCATCGTTGCTCACTGTGAAAACATGGGTGACCGGTTCGCTATCCTGCAGTCTCCGCAAAATCCCGGCCCGGTGTCAGAAATGGAGACGCCAGTAGACTCCTCCTACGCGGGGTACTACTACCCCTGGCTCTCGGTTCTCGATCCGGTTACCAATCGTGAAAAGCTGGCTCCGCCGGGCGGCCACATCGCGGGGATCTATTCCCGAAGCGACGTCGACCACGGCGTACACAAGGCCCCTGCGAACGAACCGCTACGGGGAATTGTCGGCTTGCAACGTGACATCACGAAGGGAGAACAGGATGTCCTCAACCCGAAAGGCGTCAACTGTATCCGGAGCTTTCAGGGGCGTGGCATCCGCGTCTGGGGTGCTCGCACCTGTTCCAGCGATCCGGAATGGAAGTATATCAACGTTCGCCGCCTGTTTCTCTACATCGAGCAGTCGCTCGAAGAGGGAACGCAGTGGGCGGTGTTCGAACCGAACGACGAAGATCTGTGGGCTCGTATCCGCCAGTCTACCGAGAAGTTCCTCAAAACGGTCTGGCGAGAAGGTGGTCTACAGGGATCGACCGCTGACGAGGCGTTTTTCGTCCGCTGTGGCGAGGAGACGATGACCCAGGACGACATCGACAACGGTCGGTTGATCGTCGAAATCGGTATTGCACCAGTCAAACCGGCGGAGTTCGTCGTGTTCCGAATCGCACAGGACACCGAAACCGCCTGA